The following proteins are encoded in a genomic region of Drosophila bipectinata strain 14024-0381.07 chromosome XL, DbipHiC1v2, whole genome shotgun sequence:
- the sun gene encoding protein stunted isoform X2 → MTAWRAAGITYIQYSNVAARVLREALRTELRADAAKRNESHVKFTPWANGRPAHEKA, encoded by the exons atgacAGCGTGGAGAGCTGCAGGAATTAC TTATATTCAATACTCAAACGTAGCAGCCCGTGTGTTGCGAGAGGCTTTACGCACTGAATTGCGTGCAGATGCTGCCAAAAGAAATGAAAGTCACGTAAAATTTACACCGTGGGCGAACGGTAGACCAGCAC ATGAAAAGGCCTAA
- the sun gene encoding protein stunted isoform X1, with protein sequence MTAWRAAGITYIQYSNVAARVLREALRTELRADAAKRNESHVKFTPWANGRPAPRQTSMES encoded by the exons atgacAGCGTGGAGAGCTGCAGGAATTAC TTATATTCAATACTCAAACGTAGCAGCCCGTGTGTTGCGAGAGGCTTTACGCACTGAATTGCGTGCAGATGCTGCCAAAAGAAATGAAAGTCACGTAAAATTTACACCGTGGGCGAACGGTAGACCAGCAC CTCGCCAGACTTCGATGGAATCTTGA